A genomic region of Zea mays cultivar B73 chromosome 6, Zm-B73-REFERENCE-NAM-5.0, whole genome shotgun sequence contains the following coding sequences:
- the LOC100384217 gene encoding uncharacterized protein isoform X1 produces MVGMLLNAGRSNGRGGRRTSIQSPPQVLSSVPLLVYEYEDPAGSTPTAAAKMLMYSLPERSIVYTHDSRPQAMEGNFFSTPQGWLVILGHGEVTSEASMWHPLTGETITLPPIHDDHHIPTNCKCLLTHNSAAHPDCAVVLLDVADPLMWFCRVNGGADRRWGQHTYDIGDYEFPDEFRTPSTPTKNVIRSVAALKGKLHFCFMESHQNKMCVVDLDFPSDHGHPPTAEFHEFDVSPEFGIKFPDGVCSASIHLVESMDELFAVCVFYVGFDPTNVSAAGIFKMEDSCGEETVAWHRVDDIGDRAFLLMGTNMATWCSASTNNLKGSTLYFFLHFLLGDRDLYIYDVQEQSLETVQVHDQLDLKVVHTEPYWINVPPF; encoded by the coding sequence ATGGTGGGCATGCTATTGAACGCCGGCCGCAGCAATGGCCGCGGCGGCAGGAGGACTAGCATCCAGTCACCGCCGCAGGTCCTCTCCTCTGTTCCCTTACTCGTCTACGAGTACGAGGATCCCGCCGGCTCTACTCCTACCGCTGCCGCAAAGATGCTCATGTACAGCCTGCCTGAGCGGAGCATCGTCTACACGCACGACAGCAGGCCTCAGGCCATGGAGGGCAACTTCTTCAGCACGCCTCAAGGCTGGCTGGTCATCCTTGGGCATGGAGAAGTGACGTCGGAGGCCTCCATGTGGCATCCGCTCACCGGGGAGACCATCACCCTCCCACCCATACATGACGACCACCACATCCCCACCAACTGCAAGTGCCTGCTCACCCACAACTCCGCCGCCCACCCGGACTGCGCCGTCGTGCTCCTCGACGTCGCCGATCCTCTCATGTGGTTCTGCCGTGTCAATGGCGGGGCTGACCGGAGGTGGGGACAGCACACCTACGACATTGGCGACTACGAGTTCCCCGATGAGTTCCGCACCCCCTCTACGCCCACCAAGAACGTCATCAGAAGCGTCGCCGCGCTTAAAGGGAAGCTGCATTTTTGCTTCATGGAATCGCACCAAAACAAGATGTGCGTCGTTGACTTAGATTTCCCGTCCGATCATGGCCACCCTCCCACCGCAGAGTTCCACGAGTTTGATGTCTCCCCAGAGTTCGGCATCAAGTTTCCTGACGGCGTCTGCTCTGCCAGCATCCACTTGGTAGAGTCCATGGACGAGCTTTTTGCCGTCTGCGTCTTCTATGTCGGTTTTGATCCCACCAACGTTAGTGCCGCTGGAATCTTCAAGATGGAGgactcctgcggcgaggaaacCGTGGCCTGGCACCGGGTGGATGATATCGGTGACAGGGCTTTTCTCTTGATGGGCACCAACATGGCAACTTGGTGCTCTGCAAGCACCAATAACCTGAAAGGCAGCACCCTCTACTTCTTCCTCCACTTCTTACTTGGCGACAGGGATCTATACATCTATGATGTACAGGAGCAGTCCCTGGAGACTGTCCAGGTTCACGACCAGCTAGATTTGAAGGTCGTGCACACAGAACCATACTGGATTAATGTACCTCCGTTTTAG